The Palleronia sp. THAF1 genome contains the following window.
CGGCCCTCGCTGCGCAATTGGCGGAAATCGAGCAGGCGGAGACGGAACTCAGGCGGTTGCTCAACCTAGCTGACAAAGCTGCCGAGGACGATCTGTCTCGCCTTGCAACAGTGTACGAAAACATGAAGCCGGCCGAGGCGGGTGCGTTATTCGAACAGATGCCTCCGGCGTTTGCCGCAGGGTTCCTTGGCCTTATGGGGCCTGCAGCTTCGGCGCGCATCCTTGCCGCGCTGAAACCCGAAACAGCCTATGCGGTCAGCGTCATTCTAGCCGGTCGAAATGTCGACACGGTGGAGAACTAGGCCGTGCACCTTCCCCAAATCAAAGGACCGAGTAAATGATCGCGATCATCGGTGTCATCGTCGTCTTCGTGATGGTGTTCGGCGGCTATCTGGCTGCGGGCGGCAAGATGGGGATCATCCTGAAGTCCCTTCCGTTCGAGATGACCATGATCATGGGAGCCGCTGTCGGAGCCTTTCTGCTATCGAACGACGGCGCCACGGTGAAGCACACGATCAAGGACATCGCGCGCATTTTCAAAGGTGCGAAATGGAAGGCTGACGACTACCGCGACCTGCTGTGCCTGCTGTTCGAGCTCATTCGTTTGGCCAAGTCCGATCCGCTTGCCGTCGAAGCGCATATCGAGGCACCGCAGGACAGCACGATCTTCGGGCGTTACCCGAAAATTCAGAAGGACCGCGAGTCGGTCGAGCTGATTTGCGATACGATGCGCTCGGCTTCAATGAACTATGACGACCCGCATCAGGTTGAAGAGGTTCTGGAAAAGCGGATGGAATCCAATCTGCACACCGCGCTTCACTCCAGCCATGCGCTTCAGACCATGGCTGACGGACTGCCCGCCCTTGGCATCGTCGCAGCAGTGCTTGGTGTCATCAAGACTATGGCGGCCATCGACCAACCGCCCGAGGTGCTGGGCAAGATGATTGGCGGTGCGCTTGTCGGAACGTTTCTTGGCGTATTTTTGGCGTATGGTTTTGTCGGGCCCTTCGCCGCGAAGCTCAAGGCAGTAGTCGAAGAAGACGCGCAGTTCTACCAGCTTATCCGAGAAGTGCTGGTCGCCAACCTGCATCAGCACAGCCCTGCGATTTGCATTGAGGTTGGTCGCCAGAATGCTCCTGCCCATCACCGCCCTGCTTTTGACGCGCTCGAAGAAGCGTTGAAGGGCACAAAGGCCGCATGATGCGTTGGCTACCTTTACTGTTGGCGATAATTCCCGCAATTGCCAGTGCTGAAACGCGCGTTCGTACCGCCGAGCACGAGACGTTCACACGCGTGGTTATCGATTATGCCGTTCGACCAGATTACAATCTCGAAATTAACGAACGCCAAGTGCAGGTTCAAACGGATAAGGTCGTGCACTACGACCTGTCTGACGTTTATCGGCGGATAGACCGAACGCGCGTCACCCAACTCAGCAAGAGCGAAGCCGCTCTTCTTATCGACCTTGGGTGTGATTGCACAGTCACCCAAACCGAGTTGCCGAGCGGCGGACTGGTTATCGACATCGGTGACCCGGATCGAACGGCGCGCCCTATTCGGGGGTCCGAGGCCCAGCAGGAGCTGACAGCACTGCAAGAACCGCCTTCGGAAGTTTCGCCAGCTTCGCTCGTCAATTCGACCGTGGATCTTCCGATGATCCCTGGTCTTCTGACCCGAGAAGCTGCCGAGCCGTCTCCGATGGCAAAGACACTTAGGGAAAGCTTGATCGCGGATCTTCTCGACAATTCTATATCGGGGGTGTCCCTGGCGCCTCTGGCAAAGCAACCGGTCATCGCTGACGCAAAACCCGAGGACGGAGCAGGCTCAATATCGACAGGGCAAATCGCGGTCGACACCAGAAGTGGCCAATACGCGCGCGGTAGCCAACGCATACCTGCGCGGGCCACGTGCGCCCCGGTCCTGTTGCTGTCGATCCCAGATTGGCTTGCTGGTCCCAAAACGCTCGATCCTGCATCCAGCAATCCTGAAATACTCAATTCAACCGCCAAGAAACTTATTATAAATGGATTTGGCGTAGAGGCCGCAGCAATCCTCGACCCTTCGATGCGCACATCTGACGATGCCGTTCTGCTTGAATTGGCGCAGCTCGTGGATGCACCGATCGAAGCGCCTCTGATTGTCGCAATGTCGGAATGCGGCGACTTGGCAACCCTTTTCGCGGCACTTGCCGATCCACCGACGCCTCCGGCACGACCGGGCGCTCTCGTGGCGGCGATTAGTTCACTCCCAAACCAGCTTCGTAACTTCTACGGGGACAGGGTTACAAAACAAATGCGAAAAATTGGTCAGATCGAAACGGCTGAACTTGTGATGGCCGCCGTCGGTCGCACTGATCCGGCGCAGACGGGTCCGGTTTTGACACCGAACGAAATTGGGCCGAGCGATAGACGGCGGGGAAATGCAGATTTGGAGATGGAAATCGCACTCCGTACACCGGATGCTCCAAGCGCAATCGCCGCGCTGATTATGGGATACATCAATCGGGCCGAACCTGTGCCTCAAGATATCTTCGACCAGGCGAGTATCATTCTACGAGAGTCAGAAGGTGTCGCGCGGTTTGAACTTGAACGGGCGATGTTCGACGCGTGGATCGCTGAAGAGGACGTGCAAAGTGCGAATACTTTGATCTTTGAAGTTGCAAATCGCTCAAAGGAAGAGGCGGTCGTTTTGCGCGAACGACTTGCCAAGAGTGTCTTGGAGTTTTCATCGGACGCAGATTTTTTACGTGGTTTAGCGGTTATCGCAGTTGAGCCTTTGGCGAATGCCGAGCTGCGGATCGGATTGGCGGATCGTTCACTGCAACTTGCGATGCCGCATTTGGCGGTGGCAATCTTAATGGCGAACCGAGGCGTGCCGTCCCGGCCAGAGCGGATTTTGTTGGCGCAGGCGCATCTAGATCGCCAAGACTGGGCAAAAGCTTCGGATATTCTCGGTCCCATGACCGGAGCCGATGTCGATAGCCTACGTGCTCGCCTGCCGGCGCCTCCGGTTTCCATCCCGGTGGAAAGGATAGCTGAACCAGCGGAGAGGGTGCCGCCAACCATTAGGGCCCGCAGTTCAAAGCTGGTCTCCGAAACAGAGTCCTTGAGAGAGGAATGGAGCGCGTTTCTGGAGCCATAGTTCGAGCGTAAACCTTTGCTAAAGCATTGTGGGGCATTCTTCGGGCTACACTGCGTCCACAAAGGGTCGTGCGGATGGTCATCGAACCACTGAAAAATTCGGTCAGGCTGACGGGCATCAATGCTGCCCTTGAAACGGTGCGATATGTCAGCCCATTCTTGGAAAACAGGTACGCTCCATGAGCATTCGCGATCTGTTTCAGCCGACGATACTGCTTGCGCTTGCGCTGATGTCGATCATTGTAATGATGGTTCTTCCCGTGCCGGCATGGGTTCTCGATATCGGGCTTGCTACATCCTTCGCGCTTGCGATTTTGATGTTCACCACGACTTTGTTCATTGAGCGGCCACTGGAATTCTCTGCCTTCCCGACCGTTCTTCTTGCATCCTTGATGCTCCGCCTATCGCTCAACGTCAGCTCGACCAAGCTGATCATAGGAGAAGGACACACGGGCACCGGCGCGGCGGGAGACGTCATTGAGGGCTTTGCCATGTTCGTCATGGGGGGCAGCGTGTTCCTTGGCCTTGTGGTGTTTGGCGTCCTGATGATCGTGAACTTTATCGTGATCACGAAGGGTGCGGGCCGAATGGCAGAGGTCGGCGCCAGGTTCGCGCTAGACGGGATGCCTGGCAAGCAGCTGGCCATCGACAGCGACATGAGCGCGGGTGCGATCGACCACGCCGAAGCCAAGACCCGCCGCGAGCGTGAGCAGGCGGAGACGACATTCTTCGGCTCGCTCGACGGTGCGTCCAAGTTCGTGAAGGGCGACGCCGTCGCAGGCCTTCTCATCACTCTTTTGAACTTGGTGATGGGTCTTGCGATGGGCACCATCGTCCACGGCATGCCCGTTGGAGCAGCTCTGGAAACCTACGCCATCCTGACCGTCGGCGACGGGCTAGTGACCCAAATTCCCGCAGTCGTCATCTCCATCGCTTCAGCACTGTTACTGGCCCGCGGTGGTACGACCGGCTCGACCGATATGGCTTTCTTCGCGCAGTTGGGTCGCTATCCCGCTGCCTTGGCGACGGTTGCTGTGTTGCTGGCTCTCTTTGCTGTCGTGCCGGGGCTACCTTTTGTCCCGTTCATGGCAGGCGGGATCGGTCTGGGTTGGCTGGCGTGGCGCGCGCAGGGCGCCGCGAAGCAGCGCGAGACCAACGCTGCCGTAGTGCCGAAGTCGACGCCGGTGCGAAAATCAATGGGGGACGTCCTTGATCTGGACGACATCCATCTGGAGTTCGCCCCTGATTTGGTGCCGTTGGTGCTTGACCCGGCGACTGGGCTGGATGCTCGTATCGGCAACATGCGCAATCACGTGGCCGCTCGATTTGGCCTTGTCTTGCCAGAGATCCGTCTAACGGACGACCCTGGACTGCCACCGGGCACCTACGTCGTTCGCATTCACGGGGTAGAGCGCGTACGCGATCGGATCGAAAGCAACCATGTCCTTGCGCTGGTCAACGATGGCAACCCCGATGCGCTGCCAGAGGGTATGGACGTGGCAGAGCCTGTCTACGGCGCAGCCGCTCGTTGGATCGCGGGAAAAGATCAGGACGCCGCCGCGCAAGCTGGGATTACGACCGTAACGCCAGCCGAGGTCTTGGCGACACACCTGCTGGAAGTCATCAAGCAAAATTTCCACCGTCTTCTGACTTTGAAAGCCCTGCGCCGCTTGCTGGACGAGTTCACGCGCCTATCCGATCCTGATCGCGCCGCCGCGAACCGCAAGCTGATCGATGAATTGGTGCCCGACAAGGTGCCAATCGAATTGCTGCTGAATGTCCTGCGTCTGCTGCTAGAAGAGCGGGTGTCAATCCGCAACATGCCCATGATTTTGGAAGCAATCGCGAGTGCCCGAACGCAGGTGTCAAGTTCGGAGGCCATCTGCGAACTCGTGAGGCAAAGACTGAGCTTCCAACTCATCGCGGAACTCAAACGCGCGGATGGCACCGTTCCGCTTATCCAGTTGGACCCCGAGTGGGAAGAAACCTTCAGTCGCCACCAGTTGCAGGGCGAGCCCGGCGATACGTCCGTCGCGCTGCCGCCCGATGCGTTCAACAAACTGGCCGACGGCGCAGCGGATCGTCTTGGAACCGCAGCCGAACGCGGGTTATATCCGGCACTTGTCACGTCAGCACGGCGGCGTCGGTTTCTGCGGATGGTTCTGTCGGCAAAGGGACTGTCAAACCCGGTGCTCAGCTTCGAAGAGTTAGGAACAGAGGCGCAGCCCGCATTGGTCGGAACAGTGCCCGCGTGATCCAGTCCCTGACAGCGTTGACCGGGTTGGCTGAGACGGCATTCGTTGCCGGTTTCGCGGTGTTCCTGCGCGTCGGTGCTGCGATGTCGATGCTGCCTGCTTTTGGCGAACGGTCGATCCCCATGCGTGTGCGGCTTGCGCTGGGCATCGCATTTACACTGATCGTGACGCCTGCTGTCGTGGCGCGTCTTCCAGGACTGACTGCTACCGATCTTGCGGGACGTTTCCTGCTGATCGAGACTGTGATCGGTTTTGCCCTAGGGGGCATGCTACGGCTGTTCGTGATTGCTCTGCAGCTTGCCGGAGCGATGGCCGCGCAGACGATTTCCCTTGCCCAGATATTCGGCGGCGGCGCAACCGATCCACAGCCGACCATCGGCCATATCATGGTGATGGCCGGTTTGACGCTTGCTGTAATTCTAGGGCTTCACGTCAAGATCGCCGAATACCTCGTATTCTCATATGAGCTTTTGCCAGCCGGGCAGTTTCCGGATGCGGCCGATCTAGCCGCTTGGGGTGTCGAGCGCACCGCCCGTGCCTTCGCCCTCGGGTTCGCGCTGGCTATGCCGTTCGTAATCACATCGCTGATCTACAACCTGACGCTAGGCGTCATCAATCGCGCGATGCCTCAGCTTATGGTGGCCTTCGTCGGCGCGCCCGCGATCACGCTGGGCGGCTTGGCGATCCTTGCGCTGTCCTTACCGCTTGCCCTGCAGGTCTGGATGCAAGCGTTGGACGGGTACATGGCAAACCCGGTCGCGGCCACGCGATGAGCGATCAGGACGAAAGCGAAAAGAGCCACGAGCCTTCTCAGAAGAAGCTCGATGATGC
Protein-coding sequences here:
- the flhA gene encoding flagellar biosynthesis protein FlhA; protein product: MSIRDLFQPTILLALALMSIIVMMVLPVPAWVLDIGLATSFALAILMFTTTLFIERPLEFSAFPTVLLASLMLRLSLNVSSTKLIIGEGHTGTGAAGDVIEGFAMFVMGGSVFLGLVVFGVLMIVNFIVITKGAGRMAEVGARFALDGMPGKQLAIDSDMSAGAIDHAEAKTRREREQAETTFFGSLDGASKFVKGDAVAGLLITLLNLVMGLAMGTIVHGMPVGAALETYAILTVGDGLVTQIPAVVISIASALLLARGGTTGSTDMAFFAQLGRYPAALATVAVLLALFAVVPGLPFVPFMAGGIGLGWLAWRAQGAAKQRETNAAVVPKSTPVRKSMGDVLDLDDIHLEFAPDLVPLVLDPATGLDARIGNMRNHVAARFGLVLPEIRLTDDPGLPPGTYVVRIHGVERVRDRIESNHVLALVNDGNPDALPEGMDVAEPVYGAAARWIAGKDQDAAAQAGITTVTPAEVLATHLLEVIKQNFHRLLTLKALRRLLDEFTRLSDPDRAAANRKLIDELVPDKVPIELLLNVLRLLLEERVSIRNMPMILEAIASARTQVSSSEAICELVRQRLSFQLIAELKRADGTVPLIQLDPEWEETFSRHQLQGEPGDTSVALPPDAFNKLADGAADRLGTAAERGLYPALVTSARRRRFLRMVLSAKGLSNPVLSFEELGTEAQPALVGTVPA
- the motA gene encoding flagellar motor stator protein MotA codes for the protein MIAIIGVIVVFVMVFGGYLAAGGKMGIILKSLPFEMTMIMGAAVGAFLLSNDGATVKHTIKDIARIFKGAKWKADDYRDLLCLLFELIRLAKSDPLAVEAHIEAPQDSTIFGRYPKIQKDRESVELICDTMRSASMNYDDPHQVEEVLEKRMESNLHTALHSSHALQTMADGLPALGIVAAVLGVIKTMAAIDQPPEVLGKMIGGALVGTFLGVFLAYGFVGPFAAKLKAVVEEDAQFYQLIREVLVANLHQHSPAICIEVGRQNAPAHHRPAFDALEEALKGTKAA
- a CDS encoding flagellar biosynthetic protein FliR, encoding MIQSLTALTGLAETAFVAGFAVFLRVGAAMSMLPAFGERSIPMRVRLALGIAFTLIVTPAVVARLPGLTATDLAGRFLLIETVIGFALGGMLRLFVIALQLAGAMAAQTISLAQIFGGGATDPQPTIGHIMVMAGLTLAVILGLHVKIAEYLVFSYELLPAGQFPDAADLAAWGVERTARAFALGFALAMPFVITSLIYNLTLGVINRAMPQLMVAFVGAPAITLGGLAILALSLPLALQVWMQALDGYMANPVAATR
- a CDS encoding MotE family protein, translating into MMARMKISRIGVLPVLGGLLMASAFLRIAGFPVSTLVAPMAQASRAEADTTQEPDELAEILDVLSERQAALDARETQLDADAERLAEGRAALAAQLAEIEQAETELRRLLNLADKAAEDDLSRLATVYENMKPAEAGALFEQMPPAFAAGFLGLMGPAASARILAALKPETAYAVSVILAGRNVDTVEN